The DNA window GCCGCTGGCCCGTGAGCGGCTGCGGACGTTGCTGGCGTCCGAGACGGACCTGCATCCCGTGGCGGAGTGTGGCGATGGGCAGGAGGCGCTGGAGGTGCTGGCGCGCGCGAGGCCCGCGCTGGTGTTCCTTGACGTGGAGATGCCGGAGCGGGATGGGTTTGGCGTGCTGGCGGAGGTGGGGCAGGCGGCGCCGCCGGTGGTCGTCTTCGTCACGGCCTGGCCGCAGCATGCGCTGCGAGCGTTCGATGCCGCCGCGGTGGACTACCTGCTCAAGCCCTTCACGGTGGAGCGCTTCCGGCGCACGTTGACGCGGGTGCGGGAGCGACTGGCGGCGCCTCCCGGGGACTTGAGGCAGCAGCTCCAGCGGATGTTTCAGGAGCTGCGTCCGGAGCCGGTGCCCACCACCGAGCGGCTCGTGGTGAAGACGGGGACGCGCACGTTGCTCGTGGCCGTGGATGACCTGGACTGGGTGGAGTCGGCGGGGAACTACGTCACGCTGCACGTCGGCGCGGAGACACATCTGCTGCGCGAGACCATGGCGGAGC is part of the Myxococcus landrumus genome and encodes:
- a CDS encoding LytR/AlgR family response regulator transcription factor; protein product: MTVRTLIVDDEPLARERLRTLLASETDLHPVAECGDGQEALEVLARARPALVFLDVEMPERDGFGVLAEVGQAAPPVVVFVTAWPQHALRAFDAAAVDYLLKPFTVERFRRTLTRVRERLAAPPGDLRQQLQRMFQELRPEPVPTTERLVVKTGTRTLLVAVDDLDWVESAGNYVTLHVGAETHLLRETMAELEGRLPSRRFARVHRSALVNVDRIVSLSPTLSGDHRLVLRDGQELTLSRTYRTRLEQVLGHPL